The following coding sequences lie in one Metopolophium dirhodum isolate CAU chromosome 5, ASM1992520v1, whole genome shotgun sequence genomic window:
- the LOC132945001 gene encoding E3 ubiquitin-protein ligase RNF13 isoform X2, with the protein MFKKAMAFIALIAFVTIVKCEITIYNNEQQQLDLQFSDAPSDFGADIPSEGLKGYILPANPEDGCTKIESPPKSGSWFALIKRGNCNFGVKVRNAQNSNYTLAIVFNVNSSTIVPMHGENSSDIVIPSVFVGDSTGLMLRDYYDYTNKFYVIVDNNQSPFDINLNLLLPFAVIVALIKWIKDRRRAFRHRLPASILRKIPISTFVKGDPYDTCAICLDDYMDGDKLRILPCAHAYHCKCIDPWLTRNRRFCPICKRRVYGNNEDLHAVAYSSDTDSDEQPNDRTPLVAPTMNNSNSLGVGTFRSFRGRVFTRGRSANTVEVHAPVLPSINVANADYDTVSSQTDSSDSMLSDYLNLYDPPPARPAVSSSLSNSEISLAPELMNNTEPSRSNMQNHIV; encoded by the exons atgtttaaaaaggcAATGGCATTTATTGCCTTAATAGCCTTTGTGACTATAGTAAAATGTGAAATTaccatatataataatgaacaacAACAGCTAGATTTACAGTTTTCAGATGCGCCATCTGATTTTGGAGCGGATATACCTTCAGAAGGCCTTAaa ggtTACATTTTGCCTGCTAACCCTGAAGATGGTTGTACTAAAATTGAATCTCCGCCCAAAAGTGGAAGTTGGTTTGCCTTAATTAAGAGAGGAAATTGTAATTTTGGCGTAAAAGTGAGGAATGCTCAAAATAGCAACTATACCTTAGCCATTGTATTCAATGTCAACTCTAGTACAATTG TGCCAATGCACGGTGAAAATTCAAGTGATATAGTGATTCCGTCAGTTTTTGTTGGTGATAGCACAGGGCTTATGTTGAGAGACTACTATGATTATACCAACAA attttatgtgATTGTAGACAACAATCAATCCCCATTTGATATAAACTTGAATTTGTTGTTGCCATTTGCTGTGATTGTTGCG TTAATTAAATGGATTAAAGATCGAAGACGAGCATTTAGACATCGATTACCTGCATCTATTCTTCGTAAAATTCCGATATCAACATTTGTGAAAGGTGATCCATATGATACTTGTGCCATATGTTTAGATGATTATATGGATGGAGACAAACTAAGAATTTTGCCTTGTGCTCAtg CTTATCACTGTAAATGTATTGATCCATGGTTAACCCGAAACCGACGATTTTGTCCTATCTGTAAACGTCGTGTTTATGGTAATAACGAAGATCTACATGCTGTGGCATATTCTTCAGATACCGATAGTGATGAGCAGCCCAATGATAGGACTCCATTAGTTGCACCTACtatgaataattcaaattcattGGGTGTTGGTACATTCCGTAGTTTCAGA GGACGCGTATTTACTCGTGGTAGATCTGCTAACACTGTTGAAGTGCATGCTCCAGTTTTACCATCAATAAATGTAGCTAATGCAGACTATGATACAGTTTCATCTCAAACAGATTCATCAGACTCAATGTTATCAGATTATCTAAATCTGTATGATCCGCCACCAGCCCGCCCAGCGGTTTCATCATCCTTGTCAA ATTCAGAGATTAGTTTGGCTCCAGAACTGATGAACAACACAGAACCAAGTAGatcaaatatgcaaaatcatattgtttaa
- the LOC132945001 gene encoding E3 ubiquitin-protein ligase RNF13 isoform X1, giving the protein MFKKAMAFIALIAFVTIVKCEITIYNNEQQQLDLQFSDAPSDFGADIPSEGLKGYILPANPEDGCTKIESPPKSGSWFALIKRGNCNFGVKVRNAQNSNYTLAIVFNVNSSTIVPMHGENSSDIVIPSVFVGDSTGLMLRDYYDYTNKFYVIVDNNQSPFDINLNLLLPFAVIVAVCFFAMLGFMLIKWIKDRRRAFRHRLPASILRKIPISTFVKGDPYDTCAICLDDYMDGDKLRILPCAHAYHCKCIDPWLTRNRRFCPICKRRVYGNNEDLHAVAYSSDTDSDEQPNDRTPLVAPTMNNSNSLGVGTFRSFRGRVFTRGRSANTVEVHAPVLPSINVANADYDTVSSQTDSSDSMLSDYLNLYDPPPARPAVSSSLSNSEISLAPELMNNTEPSRSNMQNHIV; this is encoded by the exons atgtttaaaaaggcAATGGCATTTATTGCCTTAATAGCCTTTGTGACTATAGTAAAATGTGAAATTaccatatataataatgaacaacAACAGCTAGATTTACAGTTTTCAGATGCGCCATCTGATTTTGGAGCGGATATACCTTCAGAAGGCCTTAaa ggtTACATTTTGCCTGCTAACCCTGAAGATGGTTGTACTAAAATTGAATCTCCGCCCAAAAGTGGAAGTTGGTTTGCCTTAATTAAGAGAGGAAATTGTAATTTTGGCGTAAAAGTGAGGAATGCTCAAAATAGCAACTATACCTTAGCCATTGTATTCAATGTCAACTCTAGTACAATTG TGCCAATGCACGGTGAAAATTCAAGTGATATAGTGATTCCGTCAGTTTTTGTTGGTGATAGCACAGGGCTTATGTTGAGAGACTACTATGATTATACCAACAA attttatgtgATTGTAGACAACAATCAATCCCCATTTGATATAAACTTGAATTTGTTGTTGCCATTTGCTGTGATTGTTGCGGTATGTTTCTTCGCAATGCTTGGGTttatg TTAATTAAATGGATTAAAGATCGAAGACGAGCATTTAGACATCGATTACCTGCATCTATTCTTCGTAAAATTCCGATATCAACATTTGTGAAAGGTGATCCATATGATACTTGTGCCATATGTTTAGATGATTATATGGATGGAGACAAACTAAGAATTTTGCCTTGTGCTCAtg CTTATCACTGTAAATGTATTGATCCATGGTTAACCCGAAACCGACGATTTTGTCCTATCTGTAAACGTCGTGTTTATGGTAATAACGAAGATCTACATGCTGTGGCATATTCTTCAGATACCGATAGTGATGAGCAGCCCAATGATAGGACTCCATTAGTTGCACCTACtatgaataattcaaattcattGGGTGTTGGTACATTCCGTAGTTTCAGA GGACGCGTATTTACTCGTGGTAGATCTGCTAACACTGTTGAAGTGCATGCTCCAGTTTTACCATCAATAAATGTAGCTAATGCAGACTATGATACAGTTTCATCTCAAACAGATTCATCAGACTCAATGTTATCAGATTATCTAAATCTGTATGATCCGCCACCAGCCCGCCCAGCGGTTTCATCATCCTTGTCAA ATTCAGAGATTAGTTTGGCTCCAGAACTGATGAACAACACAGAACCAAGTAGatcaaatatgcaaaatcatattgtttaa